A single region of the Streptomyces sp. NBC_01262 genome encodes:
- the cydB gene encoding cytochrome d ubiquinol oxidase subunit II, translating into MHLHDVWFVLIAVLWTGYFFLEGFDFGIGILTKALARDRLERRVLINTIGPVWDGNEVWLLTAGGATFAAFPDWYATLFSGFYLPLLAILVCLIVRGVAFEYRAKRPEEAWQRRWETAIFWTSLIPAVLWGVAFANIVHGVKIDKAGEYVGGFWDLINVYSVLGGLVTLTLFTFHGAVFASLKTLGDIRVRARRFATGAGAAAAVFAVAFLTWTQIDGGDGKSLAAAAIAVIALLAAIGANLLGREGWSFAYSGITIVAAVAMLFLTLFPDVMPSSLNPAWSLTVTNASSTPYTLTIMTWCAGIAAPLVILYQGWTYWVFRKRIGTQHIAEAAH; encoded by the coding sequence ATGCATCTGCACGACGTCTGGTTCGTCCTCATCGCCGTCCTGTGGACCGGCTACTTCTTCCTCGAAGGCTTCGACTTCGGGATCGGCATCCTCACCAAGGCCCTCGCCCGCGACCGCCTTGAGCGCCGTGTCCTCATCAACACCATCGGCCCCGTCTGGGACGGCAACGAGGTCTGGCTGCTCACGGCCGGCGGTGCGACCTTCGCCGCCTTCCCCGACTGGTACGCCACCCTCTTCTCCGGCTTCTACCTGCCCCTGCTGGCCATCCTGGTCTGCCTCATCGTCCGCGGTGTCGCCTTCGAGTACCGCGCCAAGCGCCCCGAGGAGGCCTGGCAGCGGCGCTGGGAGACCGCGATCTTCTGGACCTCCCTGATCCCGGCCGTGCTCTGGGGCGTCGCCTTCGCCAACATCGTGCACGGCGTCAAGATCGACAAGGCGGGGGAGTACGTCGGCGGCTTCTGGGACCTGATCAACGTCTACTCGGTCCTCGGCGGCCTCGTCACCCTCACCCTGTTCACCTTCCACGGCGCGGTCTTCGCCTCGCTCAAGACCCTCGGCGACATCCGGGTGCGGGCACGCCGCTTCGCCACGGGTGCGGGCGCCGCCGCCGCGGTGTTCGCGGTGGCCTTCCTGACCTGGACCCAGATCGACGGCGGCGACGGCAAGAGCCTGGCGGCCGCCGCGATCGCCGTGATCGCGCTGCTCGCGGCGATCGGGGCGAATCTGCTGGGCCGGGAGGGCTGGTCCTTCGCGTACTCGGGGATCACGATCGTCGCCGCCGTCGCGATGCTCTTCCTGACGCTCTTCCCGGACGTCATGCCGTCCTCGCTGAACCCCGCGTGGAGCCTGACGGTCACCAACGCGTCCTCGACGCCGTACACGCTCACGATCATGACGTGGTGCGCCGGGATCGCCGCCCCGCTCGTCATCCTCTACCAGGGGTGGACGTACTGGGTCTTCCGCAAGCGCATTGGTACGCAGCACATCGCCGAAGCGGCGCACTGA
- a CDS encoding D-alanyl-D-alanine carboxypeptidase family protein: protein MNTVIKGARRVSAVVVTAGALLITGALSVPAQAASAPSIVAKGGYVMNNATGKTLYSKAANTRRSTGSTTKIMTIRVVLAQANLNLNAKVTIQKAYSDYIVSKGASSAHLIVGDKVTVRQLLYGLMLPSGCDAAYALADKFGTGSTRAKRVKSFIGKMNSTATKLGLTNTHFDSFDGIGNGSNYSTPRDLTKIASSAMKYSTFRTVVKTKSYTAKTTTKSGGTRTMAAWKNTNTLLGYKGTIGVKTGSGPSAKYCLVFAATRNGKTVIGTILASSSVANRTADAKKLMNYAFTV from the coding sequence TTGAATACCGTCATCAAGGGCGCTCGTCGAGTGTCCGCGGTCGTCGTCACCGCAGGAGCCCTGCTGATCACCGGCGCGCTCAGCGTCCCCGCGCAGGCAGCGTCCGCGCCCTCGATCGTCGCCAAGGGCGGCTACGTGATGAACAACGCCACCGGGAAGACGCTCTACAGCAAGGCCGCGAACACCCGCCGCTCCACCGGCTCCACCACCAAGATCATGACCATCCGGGTGGTGCTCGCACAGGCGAACCTCAATCTGAACGCCAAGGTCACGATCCAGAAGGCGTACAGCGACTACATCGTCTCCAAGGGCGCCTCGTCGGCCCACCTGATCGTCGGCGACAAGGTCACCGTCCGCCAGCTCCTCTACGGGCTGATGCTCCCGTCCGGCTGCGACGCGGCGTACGCCCTGGCCGACAAGTTCGGCACCGGTTCCACCCGCGCGAAGCGTGTGAAGTCGTTCATCGGCAAGATGAACTCCACCGCCACGAAGCTCGGCCTGACGAACACGCACTTCGACTCGTTCGACGGCATAGGCAACGGCTCGAACTACTCGACGCCGCGTGACCTGACGAAGATCGCCAGCAGCGCGATGAAGTACTCCACCTTCCGCACCGTCGTGAAGACGAAGTCGTACACGGCGAAGACCACGACGAAGTCCGGCGGCACCCGCACGATGGCGGCGTGGAAGAACACCAACACCCTGCTCGGCTACAAGGGCACCATCGGCGTCAAGACCGGCTCGGGCCCCAGCGCCAAGTACTGCCTGGTCTTCGCCGCCACCCGCAACGGCAAGACGGTGATCGGCACGATCCTCGCCTCCTCCTCGGTCGCCAACCGCACGGCGGACGCCAAGAAGCTCATGAACTACGCCTTCACGGTCTGA
- a CDS encoding DUF397 domain-containing protein, translated as MSRELAWFKSSYSSSEGGECVEVAACPGTVTVHVRDSKDTAGPELAFTPAAWAAFVRCRRGGAINPQG; from the coding sequence GTGAGCAGAGAACTGGCGTGGTTCAAGAGCAGTTACAGCAGCAGCGAGGGCGGCGAGTGCGTCGAGGTCGCCGCGTGCCCCGGCACCGTGACCGTGCACGTGCGGGACTCGAAGGACACCGCCGGGCCGGAATTGGCGTTCACACCCGCCGCGTGGGCCGCATTCGTGAGGTGTAGGAGGGGTGGCGCAATTAACCCACAAGGATGA
- the cydD gene encoding thiol reductant ABC exporter subunit CydD translates to MKPIDPRLLRYARASRAFIVGSVLLGLAGAGLVVAQAMLIAEVVVGGFQHGLGVGGLRTPLALLAAVAVGRAAVAWLTELCAHRASAAVKSELRGLLLARATQLGPSWLTTQRGGELTTLATRGIDALDDYFARYVPQLGLAVVVPVAVLARIVTEDWISALTIALTLPLIPLFMALVGWATQAQMDRQWKLLARLSGHFLDVVAGLPTLKVFGRAKAQAESIRAITADYRRATLRTLRIAFLSSFALELLSTISVALVAVGVGMRLVHGSLDLYTGLVILVLAPEAYLPLRQVGAHYHAAAEGVAAADEVFAVLETAPPVQGTAPAPDLRTAAIELDGLAVAGRLGPVSLTLSPGETVAVVGPSGIGKTTLLSALLGFTEPTSGRVLADGADLATYDRDGWHRQIAWVPQHPHLFPGTIADNVRLARPDATADAVRAALADAGAADLDPDALLGEAGSGLSAGQRQRVALARAFLADRPLLLLDEPTANLDGDTEAAVVAAVARLAAGRTVLLVVHRPALLAVADRTVRLGESVRPGNPTSPGDRAGGWERPAAMAPSPAADEPATGPARRAVSPLRRVRRHGASRQGAAALVLGALALLCATGLMATSAWLISRASQQPPVLYLMVAVTATRAFGIGRAAIRYAERLTAHDAVFRALAHLRVAVYTRLERLAPAGLRGTRRGDLLSRLVADVDSLQDYFLRWLLPATTAATAGLVTAGFTAWLLPEAGAALAVGLLVAGVGIPALSVAVARRAERRIAPARGELSTHVLGLLTGTAEATVAGALPARLKATADADRTLTALAARSAAGTALGAGLSALVTGLTVIACAAVGVQAVAAGRLDGVALAVIVLTPLAAFEAVAGMPLAAQQRQRSREAARRVYEIIDAPEPVREPVRPAPAPTADPFPIAVRGLTARHAGQPRPALEGVDLDLAPGRRIAVVGPSGSGKTTLAQVLLRFLDREGGTYTLNGRDAADLDGDAVRRIVGLCAQDAHIFDSTVRENLRLARPGAPDTELLEALAAARVELDLDAAVGEHGARLSGGQRQRLALARALLAGFPVLVLDEPAEHLDLPTADALTADLLAATAGRTTVLITHRLHGLAEVDEIVVLDHGRIVQRGTYGELAAADGPFRRTLEGERAADLLTV, encoded by the coding sequence GTGAAACCGATCGATCCCCGGCTGCTGCGGTACGCCCGCGCGTCCCGCGCGTTCATCGTCGGCTCCGTCCTCCTCGGCCTCGCCGGGGCCGGACTGGTCGTCGCCCAGGCGATGCTCATCGCCGAGGTGGTCGTCGGCGGTTTCCAGCACGGCCTCGGCGTCGGCGGGCTGCGCACCCCGCTGGCGCTGCTCGCCGCCGTCGCGGTGGGCCGGGCGGCCGTGGCCTGGCTCACCGAGCTGTGCGCGCACCGCGCCAGCGCGGCCGTGAAGTCCGAGCTGCGGGGCCTGCTGCTGGCGCGGGCCACGCAGTTGGGGCCCTCATGGCTCACCACGCAGCGCGGCGGCGAGCTCACCACGCTCGCCACCCGCGGGATCGACGCGCTCGACGACTACTTCGCGCGGTACGTGCCCCAGCTCGGGCTCGCCGTCGTCGTACCCGTCGCCGTGCTCGCCCGGATCGTCACCGAGGACTGGATCTCGGCCCTCACCATCGCCCTGACGCTGCCGCTGATCCCGCTGTTCATGGCGCTGGTCGGCTGGGCCACCCAGGCACAGATGGATCGTCAGTGGAAGCTGCTGGCCCGGCTGTCCGGGCACTTCCTGGACGTCGTGGCCGGTCTGCCCACGCTCAAGGTCTTCGGCCGCGCCAAGGCCCAGGCCGAGTCCATCCGCGCCATCACGGCCGACTACCGCCGGGCGACCCTGCGCACGCTGCGGATCGCCTTTCTGTCCTCCTTCGCGCTGGAGCTGCTGTCCACGATCTCGGTCGCCCTGGTCGCCGTCGGGGTGGGCATGCGGCTCGTCCACGGCTCGCTCGACCTCTACACCGGCCTGGTCATCCTCGTCCTCGCCCCCGAGGCGTACCTGCCGCTGCGCCAGGTCGGCGCCCATTACCACGCGGCGGCGGAGGGCGTGGCGGCGGCGGACGAGGTCTTCGCCGTCCTGGAGACCGCCCCGCCCGTACAGGGCACGGCCCCGGCACCGGACCTGCGTACGGCGGCCATCGAGCTCGACGGGCTCGCGGTGGCCGGCCGCCTCGGCCCGGTCTCCCTCACCCTCTCCCCCGGCGAGACGGTCGCCGTCGTCGGCCCCAGCGGCATCGGCAAGACGACGCTGCTCAGCGCGCTGCTCGGCTTCACCGAGCCCACCTCGGGCCGGGTGCTGGCCGACGGCGCCGACCTCGCCACGTACGACCGCGACGGCTGGCACCGGCAGATCGCCTGGGTCCCCCAGCACCCGCACCTCTTCCCCGGAACGATCGCGGACAACGTGCGCCTCGCCCGCCCCGACGCCACGGCCGACGCGGTCCGCGCCGCGCTGGCCGACGCCGGAGCCGCCGACCTCGACCCGGACGCCCTCCTCGGCGAGGCCGGCTCCGGTCTCTCCGCCGGCCAGCGCCAACGCGTCGCCCTCGCCCGTGCCTTCCTCGCCGACCGCCCCCTGCTGCTGCTCGACGAGCCCACGGCCAACCTCGACGGCGACACCGAGGCGGCCGTCGTGGCCGCCGTCGCCCGCCTGGCCGCCGGGCGCACGGTACTGCTCGTCGTCCACCGCCCGGCGCTGCTCGCCGTCGCCGACCGGACGGTCCGCCTGGGCGAGAGCGTCCGCCCCGGCAACCCCACGTCTCCGGGCGATCGGGCGGGCGGCTGGGAGCGGCCCGCCGCCATGGCACCGAGTCCGGCAGCGGACGAACCGGCCACCGGCCCCGCCCGCCGCGCGGTGTCGCCCCTGCGCCGCGTCCGCCGTCACGGCGCGAGCCGCCAGGGCGCGGCGGCCCTCGTCCTCGGGGCGCTCGCGCTGCTGTGCGCGACGGGACTGATGGCGACCTCCGCGTGGCTGATCTCCCGGGCCTCCCAACAGCCGCCCGTCCTCTACCTGATGGTCGCGGTCACGGCGACCCGGGCGTTCGGGATCGGCCGTGCCGCGATCCGCTACGCCGAACGCCTCACCGCGCATGACGCCGTCTTCCGGGCGCTGGCGCATCTGCGGGTCGCGGTCTACACGCGCCTGGAGCGCCTCGCGCCCGCGGGGCTGCGCGGCACGCGCAGGGGCGATCTGCTGTCCCGGCTCGTGGCGGACGTGGACAGCCTGCAGGACTACTTCCTGCGGTGGCTGCTCCCCGCCACCACCGCCGCCACCGCGGGCCTGGTGACCGCCGGGTTCACGGCCTGGCTGCTGCCGGAGGCGGGTGCGGCGCTGGCCGTCGGCCTCCTCGTCGCGGGTGTGGGGATCCCGGCGCTGTCCGTGGCCGTCGCCCGCCGCGCCGAGCGGCGGATCGCGCCCGCGAGAGGCGAGCTGTCCACGCACGTACTGGGCCTGCTCACCGGCACCGCCGAGGCGACCGTGGCGGGCGCACTGCCGGCCCGCCTGAAGGCGACGGCGGACGCCGACCGTACGCTCACCGCCCTCGCGGCGCGCTCGGCCGCGGGGACGGCGCTGGGAGCGGGGCTGTCCGCGCTGGTCACCGGCCTGACGGTGATCGCGTGCGCGGCCGTCGGCGTACAGGCGGTGGCGGCGGGCCGGCTGGACGGCGTGGCGCTGGCCGTCATCGTCCTCACGCCGCTGGCGGCGTTCGAGGCGGTGGCGGGGATGCCGCTGGCCGCGCAGCAGCGGCAGCGCAGCCGTGAGGCGGCGCGGCGGGTGTACGAGATCATCGACGCGCCCGAGCCCGTACGGGAGCCGGTCCGCCCGGCGCCCGCGCCGACGGCGGACCCCTTCCCCATCGCCGTACGCGGCCTGACGGCCCGGCACGCCGGGCAGCCCCGCCCGGCCCTGGAAGGGGTGGACCTCGACCTGGCGCCGGGCCGCCGTATCGCGGTCGTGGGGCCGTCCGGCTCGGGCAAGACGACGCTGGCGCAGGTGCTGCTCCGCTTCCTCGACCGGGAGGGCGGCACGTACACGCTGAACGGCCGGGATGCCGCTGACCTCGACGGCGACGCCGTGCGCCGCATCGTCGGGTTGTGTGCGCAGGACGCGCACATCTTCGACAGCACAGTCCGCGAGAACCTGCGCCTGGCCAGGCCGGGCGCGCCGGATACCGAGCTCCTCGAAGCCCTCGCCGCGGCCCGCGTGGAGCTGGACCTGGACGCGGCCGTGGGCGAGCACGGCGCCCGTCTGTCCGGCGGGCAGCGCCAGCGTCTCGCCCTGGCCAGGGCACTGCTGGCCGGCTTCCCGGTGCTGGTCCTCGACGAGCCCGCCGAGCATCTGGACCTGCCGACGGCCGACGCCCTCACCGCCGACCTGCTCGCCGCGACCGCCGGCCGCACCACCGTCCTGATCACCCACCGGCTGCACGGGCTGGCCGAGGTCGACGAGATCGTCGTCCTCGATCACGGCCGGATCGTCCAGCGCGGCACGTACGGGGAGCTGGCGGCGGCCGACGGCCCGTTCCGCCGCACTCTGGAGGGGGAGCGCGCCGCTGACCTGCTGACTGTTTAG
- a CDS encoding DUF6344 domain-containing protein: MAAAKITQIWTFFITALIKCLAVLGSKATPVAATATATVAPAPAPAPVASMASVPSLTALLPRQRPGDRSVPPTMKQRIRAEAHGSSPASRSRILSGRDRRDRAAAHAGPNPADGAPADLCLV; encoded by the coding sequence ATGGCAGCCGCCAAGATCACGCAGATCTGGACCTTCTTCATCACCGCACTCATCAAGTGCCTGGCCGTCCTGGGCTCCAAGGCCACCCCCGTAGCCGCGACCGCGACCGCGACTGTGGCCCCGGCTCCCGCCCCGGCCCCGGTCGCGTCCATGGCCTCCGTCCCGTCGCTCACGGCCCTACTGCCGAGGCAGCGGCCCGGCGACCGCTCGGTACCTCCCACCATGAAGCAGCGCATCCGCGCCGAGGCCCACGGCTCCTCGCCCGCCTCCAGGAGCAGGATCCTCTCCGGCCGCGACCGGCGTGACCGCGCCGCCGCCCACGCCGGCCCGAACCCCGCTGACGGCGCCCCCGCCGACCTCTGCCTCGTCTGA
- a CDS encoding cytochrome ubiquinol oxidase subunit I, translated as MQLALDTVTVARWQFGITTVYHFLFVPLTISLAALTAGLETAWVRTEKEKYLKATKFWGKLFLINIAMGVVTGIVQEFQFGMNWSDYSRFVGDIFGAPLAFEALIAFFFESTFIGLWIFGWDKLPKRIHLACIWMVSIGTILSAYFILAANSWMQHPVGYTYNKVTGRAELTDFWAVLSQNTTLVVVFHTLTAAFLTGAAFMLGISAYHLARKKHVAVMRTSLRLALITAVVAGLLTAVSGDRLGKVMYEQQPMKMAAAEALWDGEAPAPFSVFAYGDVEKGHNTVAIEIPGLLSFLAKDDFTSYVPGITDINKLEQAKYGPGDYRPNIPVAYWGFRWMIGFGMTSFAVGLAGLWLTRRRLWLSPEHRTDDDEPPHLMLTKRRQLGPALSKWYWRIGLLTMGFPLIANSWGWIFTETGRQPWAVYGLLKTEDAVSPSVSTGEVFTSLIVFTALYAILAVIEIKLMVKYAKAGPPELTEADLNPPTRIGGDHDDADRPMAFSY; from the coding sequence GTGCAGCTCGCGCTGGACACCGTCACCGTCGCGCGATGGCAATTCGGCATCACCACCGTCTACCACTTCCTCTTCGTCCCCCTGACGATCTCCCTCGCCGCCCTGACCGCGGGTCTGGAGACGGCCTGGGTGCGCACGGAGAAGGAGAAGTACCTCAAGGCGACCAAGTTCTGGGGCAAGCTCTTCCTGATCAACATCGCCATGGGCGTCGTCACCGGCATCGTCCAGGAGTTCCAGTTCGGCATGAACTGGTCCGACTACTCGCGCTTCGTCGGCGACATCTTCGGCGCTCCGCTCGCCTTCGAGGCGCTGATCGCGTTCTTCTTCGAGTCCACCTTCATCGGGCTGTGGATCTTCGGCTGGGACAAGCTCCCCAAGCGGATCCACCTCGCCTGCATCTGGATGGTGTCCATCGGCACCATCCTCTCCGCGTACTTCATCCTGGCCGCCAACTCCTGGATGCAGCACCCGGTCGGCTACACCTACAACAAGGTCACCGGCCGCGCCGAACTCACCGACTTCTGGGCGGTGCTGAGCCAGAACACCACCCTCGTCGTGGTCTTCCACACCCTCACCGCCGCCTTCCTCACCGGCGCGGCGTTCATGCTCGGCATCTCCGCCTACCACCTGGCCCGCAAGAAGCACGTCGCCGTGATGCGGACCTCGCTGCGCCTGGCCCTGATCACCGCCGTCGTCGCGGGGCTGCTCACCGCCGTCAGCGGCGACCGCCTCGGCAAGGTCATGTACGAGCAGCAGCCGATGAAGATGGCCGCCGCCGAGGCGCTGTGGGACGGCGAGGCCCCGGCCCCGTTCTCGGTCTTCGCGTACGGGGACGTGGAGAAGGGCCACAACACGGTCGCCATCGAGATCCCCGGCCTGCTGTCCTTCCTGGCCAAGGACGACTTCACCTCCTACGTCCCCGGCATCACCGACATCAACAAGCTGGAGCAGGCGAAGTACGGGCCCGGCGACTACCGGCCCAACATCCCCGTCGCCTACTGGGGCTTCCGCTGGATGATCGGCTTCGGCATGACCTCCTTCGCGGTCGGCCTCGCCGGACTCTGGCTCACCCGCCGCAGGCTGTGGCTCTCCCCCGAGCACCGCACGGATGACGACGAGCCGCCGCACCTGATGCTCACCAAGCGGCGGCAGCTCGGTCCGGCGCTCTCCAAGTGGTACTGGCGGATCGGCCTGCTGACCATGGGCTTCCCGCTGATCGCCAACTCCTGGGGCTGGATCTTCACCGAGACCGGCCGTCAGCCCTGGGCCGTGTACGGGCTGCTCAAGACCGAGGACGCGGTCTCGCCGAGCGTCTCCACCGGCGAGGTGTTCACCTCGCTGATCGTCTTCACCGCGCTGTACGCGATCCTCGCCGTCATCGAGATCAAGCTGATGGTCAAGTACGCCAAGGCCGGCCCGCCGGAGCTCACCGAGGCCGACCTGAATCCGCCCACCCGGATCGGCGGCGATCACGACGACGCCGACCGCCCGATGGCCTTCTCGTACTGA
- a CDS encoding helix-turn-helix domain-containing protein yields the protein MATSLKPPGKEPSLFLRHFGGQVRILRERRGLTRDELGGLASCSGSLIGAIERGERIADPDFAVRLDTALVAEGLLASAGPALAAERYPPMFRDFALLEADCFSFSTYAPHAVPGLLKTESYAHALIGNRIPSLDDDETNGLVKARLDRQALLARTPKPVLTFAIEEAVLRRPFGGRVVLKEQLLHLLACSRLRHVSVQVMPIDCEEHAGTDGLLTLLETKDRRPLAYTEGQGGSTLISDRDQVSLLIQRYGAIRAQALTPRESARYIEQLVGAL from the coding sequence ATGGCCACGTCATTGAAGCCGCCGGGCAAGGAGCCGTCCCTCTTCCTGCGCCACTTCGGCGGCCAGGTGCGGATCCTGCGCGAGCGGCGCGGGCTCACGAGGGACGAGCTGGGCGGGCTCGCTTCGTGCTCGGGCTCCCTGATCGGCGCGATCGAGCGCGGCGAGCGCATCGCCGACCCCGATTTCGCGGTCCGGTTGGATACGGCGCTGGTGGCGGAGGGGCTGCTGGCGAGCGCGGGGCCGGCGCTCGCGGCGGAGCGGTACCCGCCGATGTTCCGCGACTTCGCGCTCCTGGAGGCGGACTGCTTCAGCTTCAGCACGTACGCACCGCACGCAGTGCCGGGGCTCCTGAAAACGGAAAGTTACGCCCACGCGCTGATCGGCAATCGCATCCCTTCGCTGGACGACGACGAGACCAACGGCCTGGTGAAAGCGCGCCTGGACCGGCAAGCACTGTTGGCCCGCACTCCGAAGCCTGTCCTCACCTTCGCCATTGAGGAGGCTGTGCTGCGCCGCCCCTTCGGCGGACGAGTCGTCCTGAAGGAACAGCTGCTCCACCTCTTGGCGTGTTCCCGGCTGCGTCACGTCTCAGTCCAGGTCATGCCGATCGACTGCGAAGAACACGCTGGCACGGACGGTTTGTTGACCTTGCTGGAGACGAAAGATCGCCGCCCCCTCGCCTACACGGAGGGACAGGGCGGCAGCACCTTGATCTCCGATCGCGATCAGGTCAGTCTGCTGATCCAGCGCTACGGAGCCATCCGCGCGCAGGCGCTCACTCCACGGGAGTCGGCGCGCTACATCGAGCAGTTGGTGGGAGCACTGTGA
- a CDS encoding HAD family hydrolase — MQRVTSATDLPRTALATPRLIATDLDGTLLRGDKTVSARTVAALSAAEDAGIEVFFVTGRPARWMSVVAEHTARHGMAIVANGAAVYDLHRDRLLAAYPLDARDAMQVFEALRAAVPGTTFAIERTGGFAYEPAYVPYEPDAEALIAPMEELLGTPPGHQPLLKLLAKHPDIDPDVFLDTARAVAGSHAEITRSSPSALLEISGRGVSKATTLARCCAERGISAAEVVAFGDMPNDLEMLSWAGRSYAVANAHPDVLAATTHRTAANEDDGVARAIELILAGAAA; from the coding sequence ATGCAGCGCGTGACCTCAGCGACCGATCTGCCCAGGACCGCCCTCGCCACGCCACGCCTGATCGCCACCGACCTGGACGGGACCCTGCTGCGCGGCGACAAGACGGTGTCGGCCCGCACGGTGGCCGCCCTCTCGGCCGCCGAGGACGCCGGGATCGAGGTCTTCTTCGTGACCGGCCGCCCCGCCCGCTGGATGAGCGTGGTCGCCGAGCACACCGCACGCCACGGCATGGCCATCGTCGCCAACGGAGCCGCCGTCTACGACCTGCACCGCGACCGGCTGCTCGCCGCCTATCCGCTGGACGCGCGGGACGCGATGCAGGTGTTCGAGGCCCTGCGGGCGGCGGTGCCGGGGACGACGTTCGCGATCGAGCGGACGGGGGGCTTCGCGTACGAGCCGGCGTATGTGCCGTACGAGCCGGACGCCGAGGCGCTCATCGCGCCGATGGAGGAGCTGCTGGGCACGCCGCCCGGCCATCAGCCGCTGCTGAAGCTGCTGGCAAAGCACCCGGACATCGACCCGGATGTCTTCCTGGACACCGCGCGGGCGGTGGCGGGGAGCCATGCGGAGATCACCCGGTCGAGCCCGTCGGCGCTGCTGGAGATCAGCGGGCGCGGGGTGAGCAAGGCCACGACGCTGGCGCGGTGCTGCGCGGAGCGGGGCATCTCGGCGGCGGAGGTCGTCGCGTTCGGGGACATGCCGAACGACCTGGAGATGCTGTCGTGGGCGGGGCGCTCGTACGCGGTCGCCAACGCGCACCCCGACGTGCTGGCGGCGACCACGCACCGTACGGCGGCGAACGAGGACGACGGGGTCGCTCGGGCCATCGAGCTGATCCTCGCGGGCGCGGCCGCCTGA
- a CDS encoding LLM class flavin-dependent oxidoreductase: MRLSTVILPIHRWNEGQKIWRRAEELGFHAAYTYDHLSWRSFRDEPWFGAVPTLTAAATATGRMRLGTLVTSPNFRHPVTLAKDLITLDDVSGGRITLGIGAGGTGFDATAMGQAAWPPRERADRFGEFVPVLDRLLREPVVSYEGEFYSAVEVRNIPGCVQRPRIPFAVAATGPRGLKLAARYGQAWVTYGDPRGPGDVPVEECAGVISRQMDQLEIACAEIDRDMGELDRILLQGSTAERPLDSVDAFVDYAGRYAETGITEIVIHWPVPDSIFDTDLDVFERIAGEGLAQLS; this comes from the coding sequence ATGCGTCTGAGCACAGTGATCCTCCCCATCCACCGGTGGAACGAGGGCCAAAAGATCTGGCGGCGGGCCGAGGAACTCGGTTTCCACGCCGCGTACACCTATGACCATCTGTCCTGGCGGAGCTTCCGCGACGAACCGTGGTTCGGGGCGGTGCCGACGCTGACGGCAGCCGCGACGGCGACCGGGCGGATGCGGCTGGGCACCCTGGTGACGTCGCCGAACTTCCGGCATCCGGTGACGCTGGCGAAGGACCTGATCACGCTGGACGACGTGAGCGGGGGCCGGATCACGCTGGGGATCGGGGCGGGCGGGACGGGCTTCGACGCCACCGCGATGGGGCAGGCGGCCTGGCCGCCGCGGGAGCGGGCGGACCGGTTCGGGGAGTTCGTGCCGGTGCTGGACCGGCTGCTGAGGGAGCCGGTGGTGAGTTACGAGGGGGAGTTCTACTCGGCGGTCGAGGTGCGGAACATCCCGGGGTGTGTGCAGCGGCCCCGGATTCCGTTCGCGGTGGCGGCGACCGGGCCGCGCGGGCTGAAGCTGGCGGCGCGGTACGGGCAGGCGTGGGTGACGTACGGGGATCCGCGCGGGCCGGGGGATGTGCCGGTGGAGGAGTGCGCGGGGGTGATTTCGCGGCAGATGGACCAGCTGGAGATCGCGTGCGCGGAGATCGACCGCGACATGGGGGAGCTGGACCGGATTCTGCTGCAGGGGTCGACGGCGGAGCGCCCGCTGGATTCGGTGGACGCGTTCGTGGACTACGCGGGGCGGTACGCCGAGACCGGGATCACGGAGATCGTGATCCACTGGCCCGTGCCGGACTCGATCTTCGACACGGACCTGGACGTCTTCGAGCGCATCGCCGGCGAGGGCCTGGCTCAGCTCAGCTGA
- a CDS encoding DUF6083 domain-containing protein, with translation MEKAEHADREPVLLGEALGTVLDGIRFAARTSIPAAGPTAGPATACDGCGATAEWHLTVRGRWIMIEPGAWPTASIPAGRRWRIAGDGTAVGLRAAEPSDTCRITHFDICPANPAPVQSPVLLSLWRRNARGLGGAEREVS, from the coding sequence ATGGAGAAAGCAGAGCACGCCGACCGTGAACCGGTGCTGCTGGGCGAAGCTTTGGGCACCGTCCTGGACGGCATCCGCTTCGCCGCGCGCACCTCGATACCCGCCGCCGGCCCGACGGCCGGCCCTGCCACCGCCTGCGACGGCTGCGGCGCCACCGCCGAGTGGCACCTCACCGTGCGCGGCCGCTGGATCATGATCGAGCCCGGCGCCTGGCCCACCGCCTCGATCCCCGCAGGCCGCCGCTGGCGCATCGCCGGCGACGGCACCGCCGTCGGTCTGCGGGCCGCAGAGCCCTCCGACACCTGCCGGATCACCCACTTCGACATCTGCCCCGCCAACCCCGCGCCCGTCCAGTCGCCGGTGCTGCTGTCCCTGTGGCGGCGCAACGCACGCGGCCTGGGGGGAGCAGAAAGGGAGGTCAGCTGA